A stretch of the Vitis riparia cultivar Riparia Gloire de Montpellier isolate 1030 chromosome 13, EGFV_Vit.rip_1.0, whole genome shotgun sequence genome encodes the following:
- the LOC117928874 gene encoding uncharacterized protein LOC117928874: MLGFTTALFHPPIPFSVRSDPPTTPILSFKATANSIYPYFHVPRKLVVKAEKGNGKEGEEEKRSENGGGEDLKKDKGPILNVKWRDLLDPNPENILAIGLSGVLTWASVQVLWQLFFISFTILVAALKYSFIAALLIFILITLL, encoded by the coding sequence ATGTTAGGGTTTACAACTGCCCTCTTCCACCCTCCAATTCCATTTTCAGTTCGATCAGATCCGCCAACCACACCAATTTTATCCTTTAAAGCAACAGCGAATTCCATTTACCCTTACTTTCATGTCCCCAGAAAATTGGTGGTGAAAGCAGAGAAGGGGAACGGAAAGGagggagaagaagagaaaaggtCAGAAAATGGGGGAGGGGAGGACTTGAAGAAGGATAAAGGACCCATACTGAATGTGAAGTGGAGGGATCTGCTAGACCCAAACCCAGAGAACATATTGGCCATTGGATTGAGTGGGGTGTTGACATGGGCGAGTGTTCAGGTGCTGTGGCAGCTCTTCTTCATCTCTTTCACCATTCTCGTAGCTGCTCTCAAGTACTCCTTCATTGCCGCTCTTCTTATATTCATCCTCATTACCCTTCTTTGA
- the LOC117927738 gene encoding pentatricopeptide repeat-containing protein At4g02750-like, translating into MIRWRTASTPYPVIRRFLCTFRCISTLSLPIQETPQTHLFQCNTRIQELGRLGRVEEARRVFNEMIQRDVVSWNSMINGYSQNGRVDEARLLFDAFVGKNIRTWTILLTGYAKEGRIEEARVVFESMPERNVVSWNAMISGYVQNGDLKNARKLFDEMPEKNVASWNSVVTGYCHCYRMSEARELFDQMPERNSVSWMVMISGYVHISDYWEAWDVFVKMCRTVVRPDQSIFVVVLSAITGLDDLELIGSLRPIAIKTGYEGDVVVGSAILNAYTRNGSLDLAMHFFETMPERNEYSWTTMIAAFAQCGRLDDAIQLYERVPEQTVASKTAMMTAYAQVGRIQKARLIFDEILNPNVVAWNAIIAGYTQNGMLKEAKDLFQKMPVKNSASWAAMIAGFVQNEQSREALELLIDLHRSGSVPSDSSFTSALSACANIGDVEIGRVIHSLAIKSGCQFNSYVMNGLISMYAKCGNVEDGSHVFRTIRVKDTVSWNSLISGLSENYMLDDARVVFEKMPKRDVVSWTAIISAYVQAGHGEVALDLFLDMLARGIKPNQLTVTSLLSACGNLGAIKLGEQFHALIFKLGFDTFLFVGNSLITMYFKCGYEDGFCVFEEMPEHDLITWNAVLVGCAQNGLGKEAIKIFEQMEVEGILPDQMSFLGVLCACSHAGLVDEGWAHFNSMTQKYGIMPLVYHYTCMVDLLGRAGYLSEAEALIENMPVKPDSVIWEALLGACRIHRNVELGQRVAERLFQMTKPKSATYILLSNLYASQGMWDKVAEIRKLMKDQGLTKEPGISWIQVKNKLHCFVTGDRTHDQIEEIYSALKEYYGCFRATGYMPDTNFVLHDVEEEQKQNELLYHSEKLAVVLGILSTPNGSPIQIIKNLRICGDCHTFMKFMSKVTLRKIIIRDGNRFHHFRDGSCSCGDYW; encoded by the coding sequence ATGATTCGATGGAGAACCGCATCAACCCCATACCCAGTGATTCGTCGTTTCCTCTGTACGTTTCGCTGTATCTCTACTCTCTCTCTGCCGATCCAGGAGACCCCTCAAACCCATCTTTTCCAATGCAACACCAGGATTCAGGAACTGGGTCGACTTGGGCGAGTCGAGGAAGCCCGCCGAGTGTTCAATGAAATGATTCAACGAGATGTTGTTTCATGGAACTCGATGATTAATGGGTATTCCCAGAATGGAAGAGTGGATGAGGCTAGATTGCTTTTTGATGCTTTTGTGGGTAAGAATATAAGGACTTGGACGATTTTGTTAACTGGGTATGCGAAGGAAGGGCGAATAGAAGAAGCTCGGGTGGTGTTTGAATCAATGCCGGAGCGTAACGTCGTTTCTTGGAATGCTATGATTAGTGGATATGTGCAGAATGGTGATTTGAAGAATGCACGAAagttgtttgatgaaatgccagAGAAAAATGTTGCATCATGGAATTCGGTTGTCACTGGGTATTGTCATTGTTATCGGATGAGTGAAGCGCGTGAGCTTTTTGATCAAATGCCTGAGAGGAACTCGGTTTCTTGGATGGTGATGATTTCTGGATATGTTCATATAAGTGATTATTGGGAAGCATGGGACGTTTTTGTGAAGATGTGCAGAACTGTGGTGAGACCTGACCAGTCAATATTTGTGGTTGTTCTCTCAGCAATTACTGGTTTGGATGATTTGGAATTGATTGGGAGTTTGCGGCCAATTGCAATCAAGACAGGATATGAGGGGGATGTGGTTGTGGGCTCAGCAATATTGAATGCTTATACAAGGAATGGGAGTTTGGATTTGGCAATGCACTTTTTTGAAACAATGCCAGAGCGAAATGAATACTCTTGGACCACAATGATAGCAGCTTTTGCACAGTGTGGTAGATTGGATGATGCAATTCAACTGTATGAGCGAGTCCCTGAACAAACTGTTGCCTCGAAAACAGCAATGATGACAGCATATGCCCAGGTTGGAAGAATTCAGAAAGCCAGACTTATATTTGATGAGATCCTGAACCCGAACGTGGTTGCATGGAATGCTATTATTGCTGGATATACACAGAATGGAATGCTTAAAGAAGCAAAAGATTTGTTTCAGAAAATGCCTGTAAAGAATTCTGCTTCTTGGGCAGCCATGATTGCTGGGTTTGTGCAGAATGAACAAAGCAGAGAAGCTTTAGAGCTGTTAATTGACCTCCATAGATCAGGTTCTGTTCCAAGTGATTCCAGTTTCACCAGTGCTCTCTCTGCATGTGCCAACATTGGAGATGTTGAGATAGGTAGAGTAATACACTCACTTGCAATTAAATCAGGGTGCCAATTCAATTCATATGTAATGAATGGGTTGATCTCCATGTATGCTAAGTGTGGGAATGTGGAAGATGGTTCTCATGTCTTCAGGACAATAAGAGTGAAAGACACAGTGTCTTGGAATTCTCTCATCTCTGGACTTTCAGAGAATTACATGTTGGATGATGCCCGTGTCGTTTTTGAAAAGATGCCCAAACGGGATGTTGTGTCTTGGACTGCGATTATATCAGCTTATGTGCAAGCAGGGCATGGAGAAGTTGCCTTGGACTTGTTCCTCGACATGTTAGCCAGAGGAATAAAACCAAACCAATTAACAGTTACTAGCCTTTTAAGTGCTTGTGGGAACCTGGGTGCCATCAAACTGGGGGAACAGTTCCATGCCTTGATATTTAAACTTGGAtttgatacatttttatttgttgGAAATTCTCTAATAACAATGTATTTCAAGTGTGGATATGAGGATGGCTTTTGTGTGTTTGAGGAAATGCCTGAGCATGACTTGATCACATGGAATGCAGTTTTGGTTGGCTGTGCACAAAATGGATTAGGTAAAGAAGCCATCAAGATTTTTGAACAAATGGAGGTTGAAGGGATTTTGCCTGATCAAATGAGCTTTCTTGGGGTTTTATGTGCTTGCAGCCATGCAGGGTTAGTGGATGAGGGGTGGGCGCATTTCAATTCCATGACCCAAAAGTATGGGATCATGCCATTGGTTTATCACTATACTTGTATGGTTGATCTTCTTGGGCGGGCTGGATACCTCTCTGAAGCTGAGGCTCTAATCGAGAACATGCCTGTAAAGCCGGATTCTGTAATTTGGGAGGCTCTACTTGGGGCTTGTAGGATCCATCGTAATGTTGAGCTTGGCCAGAGAGTTGCTGAAAGGCTTTTTCAGATGACAAAACCAAAATCTGCGACATACATCTTATTATCCAATTTATATGCTTCTCAAGGTATGTGGGACAAGGTAGCGGAAATACGAAAATTGATGAAAGATCAGGGATTGACCAAAGAACCAGGAATCAGTTGGATACAGGTCAAGAACAAGTTGCATTGTTTTGTTACAGGGGATAGGACACATGATCAGATTGAAGAGATTTACTCAGCACTGAAGGAGTACTATGGATGCTTCAGAGCAACAGGTTACATGCCAGACACGAACTTTGTTCTTCATGATGTGGAAGAAGAGCAAAAGCAGAATGAGCTTCTCTACCACAGTGAGAAACTTGCTGTTGTCTTGGGAATCTTGAGCACGCCAAATGGATCACCCATTCAGATTATAAAGAACCTGCGTATTTGTGGTGACTGCCACACTTTCATGAAATTCATGTCCAAGGTCACCCTGCGTAAGATCATTATTCGAGATGGAAATAGATTCCACCATTTTCGCGATGGTTCATGTTCTTGTGGGGACTATTGGTGA